In Janthinobacterium rivuli, a single genomic region encodes these proteins:
- a CDS encoding SirB2 family protein, translated as MDYLSLKHFHMACAAASGLLFLLRGAWMLRASPALQQRWVKILPHLVDTALLASAITLAIWSGQSPGSQPWLAAKLCALVAYIVLGTIALKRGKTPAVRGAAFLGAVLVFAYIVAVAVTKQAWPL; from the coding sequence ATGGATTATCTGAGCCTCAAGCATTTCCACATGGCTTGCGCCGCCGCCAGCGGCTTGCTTTTCCTCTTGCGCGGCGCCTGGATGCTGCGCGCCTCGCCCGCCTTGCAGCAGCGCTGGGTAAAAATCCTGCCGCACCTGGTCGACACGGCCCTGCTGGCCAGCGCCATCACCCTGGCCATCTGGAGCGGCCAGTCGCCGGGCAGCCAGCCCTGGCTGGCCGCCAAGCTGTGCGCACTGGTGGCCTACATCGTGCTGGGCACCATCGCGCTAAAACGCGGCAAGACGCCAGCCGTGCGCGGCGCCGCCTTCTTGGGCGCCGTGCTGGTCTTCGCCTACATCGTCGCCGTAGCCGTGACCAAACAGGCCTGGCCGCTCTGA